Proteins encoded within one genomic window of Oncorhynchus masou masou isolate Uvic2021 chromosome 1, UVic_Omas_1.1, whole genome shotgun sequence:
- the LOC135546779 gene encoding LOW QUALITY PROTEIN: CUGBP Elav-like family member 1 (The sequence of the model RefSeq protein was modified relative to this genomic sequence to represent the inferred CDS: inserted 1 base in 1 codon): MDSIDAEVLYLSTEQHGQPQCELPHTALEVPTMGGAKKMNGTLDHPDQPDIDAIKMFVGQIPRSWAEEQLRELFEPYGAVYEINVLRDRSQNPPQSKGCCFITYYARKSALEAQNALHNMKILPGMHHPVQMKPADSEKNNAVEDRKLFIGMISKKCNENDIRLMFSPYGQIEECRILRGPDGLSRGCAFITFTARQMAQSTIKSMHQSQTMEGCSSPIVVKFADTQKDKEQXRIAQQLQQQMQQLNAASMWGNLTGLNSLGPQYLALLQQSATSGNTLNNLHPMSGLNAMQNLAALAAAASATQATGSSALTTSSSPLSVLTSSAGSSPTSCNNNSVNPMASLGALQSLAAGAGAGLNMGSLAGMAALNGGLGSGGMSNGTGSTMEALTQAYSGIQQYAAAALPSLYNQSLLSQQSVSAAGSQKEGPEGANLFIYHLPQEFGDQDLLQMFMPFGNVISAKVFIDKQTNLSKCFGFVSYDNPVSSQAAIQSMNGFQIGMKRLKVQLKRSKNDSKPY; encoded by the exons ggCAAAGAAGATGAATGGGACCCTGGACCACCCAGACCAGCCCGACATCGATGCTATCAAGATGTTTGTTGGCCAGATCCCACGGTCCTGGGCAGAGGAACAGCTGCGGGAGCTTTTTGAGCCTTACGGCGCCGTCTACGAAATCAATGTGTTGCGTGACAGGAGTCAAAACCCCCCACAGAGCAAAG GTTGTTGTTTCATAACATATTACGCTCGCAAATCAGCATTGGAAGCACAAAATGCCCTTCACAACATGAAAATTCTCCCTGGG ATGCATCACCCCGTTCAGATGAAGCCAGCTGACAGTGAGAAGAATAATG CGGTGGAAGACAGGAAGTTGTTCATAGGGATGATATCGAAGAAGTGTAATGAGAATGACATCAGACTTATGTTCTCGCCGTACGGACAGATCGAGGAATGTAGAATACTACGTGGGCCGGATGGACTGAGCCGTG GTTGTGCGTTTATCACTTTTACAGCAAGACAGATGGCACAGTCAACAATCAAATCCAtgcaccaatcacaaactatggAG GGCTGTTCGTCTCCCATCGTCGTGAAGTTTGCCGACACGCAGAAGGACAAAGAGC AGCGCATCGCCCAGCAGCTTCAGCAGCAGATGCAGCAGCTCAACGCTGCCTCAATGTGGGGGAATCTGACCGGGCTCAACTCCCTGGGCCCACAGTATCTGGCA CTCCTCCAGCAGTCTGCCACCTCTGGGAATACCCTCAACAACCTTCACCCCATGTCTG GGCTGAATGCCATGCAGAACCTGGCTGCTCTGGCAGCGGCGGCCAGCGCCACACAGGCCACGGGCAGCAGCGCTCTCACCACCTCTAGCAGTCCCCTTAGTGTGCTCACCAGCTCAG CAGGATCGTCACCCACCTCCTGTAACAACAACTCAGTGAACCCCATGGCCTCTTTAGGGGCGCTGCAGTCGTTGGCCGCAGGGGCTGGAGCCGGCCTCAACATGGGCTCACTTGCAG GGATGGCAGCCCTCAACGGTGGTCTAGGCAGCGGGGGCATGTCGAACGGAACTGGTAGCACCATGGAAGCCCTTACCCAGGCCTACTCCGGGATCCAGCAGTACGCTGCTGCTGCCCTCCCCAGCCTCTACAACCAGAGCCTGCTCTCCCAACAGAGTGTCAGTGCTGCAGGGAGCCAGAAGGAAG GCCCTGAGGGAGCCAACTTGTTCATATACCACCTCCCCCAGGAGTTTGGCGACCAGGACCTGCTCCAGATGTTCATGCCCTTTGGCAATGTTATTTCTGCTAAGGTGTTCATTGACAAGCAGACCAACCTCAGCAAGTGTTTTG GCTTTGTGAGTTACGACAATCCAGTCTCATCTCAGGCCGCCATTCAGTCGATGAACGGTTTCCAAATTGGTATGAAGCGACTAAAGGTGCAGCTGAAGCGATCCAAAAATGACAGCAAGCCATACTGA